Proteins encoded by one window of Dokdonella sp.:
- a CDS encoding sigma-70 family RNA polymerase sigma factor, translating into MTTTCLELQPLAAGRLLGSARDTRAIRPRMDAVADTTQELLHRIRAGDARARERLLARYLPMLRRWAHGRLPAHARDLADTDDLVQVTLLRALGHLDTFEYAGSGCFLGYLRHLLLNVLRNEIRRSSVHGVAGEPGEQLVDENAPSPLEATLGSERLRRYETALAGLARRSQELLVMRIEFGLDYGAIADETGMSRDAVRMAIKRAAAELARAMSHDAA; encoded by the coding sequence ATGACGACGACCTGCCTCGAACTGCAACCCCTGGCAGCGGGACGCCTGCTCGGGTCCGCGCGCGACACGCGTGCTATAAGGCCGCGCATGGACGCCGTGGCCGATACCACGCAGGAACTGCTGCATCGCATCCGCGCGGGCGATGCACGGGCGCGCGAACGCCTGCTCGCCCGCTACCTGCCGATGCTCAGGCGCTGGGCGCATGGACGCCTGCCGGCACACGCACGCGACCTGGCCGACACCGACGACCTCGTGCAGGTCACCCTGCTGCGTGCGCTCGGCCATCTCGACACGTTCGAATACGCAGGTAGTGGCTGCTTCCTCGGCTACCTGCGCCACCTGCTGCTGAACGTCCTGCGCAACGAGATCCGCCGCTCGTCCGTGCACGGCGTCGCCGGCGAGCCCGGCGAGCAGCTCGTCGACGAGAACGCGCCGTCGCCGCTCGAGGCCACGCTTGGCAGCGAACGCCTGCGCCGCTACGAGACCGCGCTCGCCGGCCTCGCCCGACGCAGCCAGGAACTGCTCGTCATGCGCATCGAGTTCGGCCTCGACTACGGCGCGATCGCCGACGAGACCGGCATGAGCCGCGATGCCGTGCGCATGGCGATCAAGCGCGCGGCGGCCGAACTGGCCAGGGCGATGAGCCATGACGCCGCGTGA
- a CDS encoding Calx-beta domain-containing protein, translating into MLKIHALHIAPDPFPDLARCARLLLAPWLVCGAVAMAAPGDLDPAFGTGGFVRDAMGSNGGAVATAVAIDASGRIVVSGSVGENAINGDFGVLRLVANGDLDAGFGVGGRAIAGRVAASDEEAYGLVIQADGRLVVAGTSFLTALGTRSVALRLNADGAIDGSFGNQGDGWFLNPRVGDDVGLALAAGSAGFAIAGYAGDGLGGIDASALRLDTLGMPLPLFGDAGFVIAASDTSSARAVALQADGKLLIAGTLDGDEAAAFVQRFDDDGGVDAGFAGDGRAELAAPSRLVALAVQGDGRIVAAGLAGNDAIVVRLLADGSPDPSFGSGGTVTLAATSFGLTSLRAQALALLADGRIVVGGRAFDFSQGTTGFAARLLAGGSLDPAFAGSGLRVVDAPTDIEFRAVALQADGAVVLAGIDYGASATGTDDQFLVVRLQGGGAAGGPLTFSVGDASVVEGDAGTTLMNFIVTLSAPSPGGVGVTAQTDLGSAAPNVDYTPTGAFLTFDQGVSTVNFQVPVIGDLVDEPDETFLVRLIDPAGATIADGVATGTIINDDTSGTVEARPLPGPGALALGLLAALLAAAGMRSRHSRRH; encoded by the coding sequence ATGCTGAAGATCCACGCGCTGCACATCGCACCCGACCCGTTCCCCGATCTGGCCAGGTGCGCCCGCCTGCTGCTCGCGCCGTGGCTGGTCTGCGGCGCGGTCGCGATGGCCGCGCCCGGCGACCTCGATCCCGCGTTCGGCACCGGCGGCTTCGTGCGCGACGCCATGGGCAGCAACGGCGGCGCGGTCGCGACGGCCGTCGCCATCGATGCCAGCGGTCGCATCGTGGTTTCCGGCAGCGTCGGCGAGAACGCGATCAATGGCGACTTCGGCGTGCTGCGCCTCGTCGCCAATGGCGACCTCGATGCCGGTTTCGGCGTCGGCGGTCGCGCGATTGCCGGTCGCGTGGCGGCGAGCGACGAGGAGGCCTACGGACTGGTCATCCAGGCCGATGGCCGCCTGGTCGTCGCCGGCACCAGCTTCCTGACCGCGCTCGGCACGCGTTCGGTCGCGCTGCGCCTGAACGCGGATGGCGCGATCGACGGCAGCTTCGGCAACCAGGGCGACGGCTGGTTCCTCAACCCACGTGTTGGCGACGATGTCGGCCTTGCGCTGGCGGCCGGCAGCGCTGGCTTCGCCATCGCCGGCTATGCCGGAGATGGGCTTGGCGGCATCGATGCCTCGGCGCTGCGCCTCGACACGCTCGGCATGCCGCTGCCGCTGTTCGGCGATGCCGGCTTCGTGATCGCCGCAAGCGACACCAGTTCGGCGCGCGCGGTCGCGTTGCAGGCCGACGGCAAGCTGCTCATCGCCGGCACGCTCGACGGCGACGAGGCGGCCGCCTTCGTCCAGCGCTTCGACGACGATGGCGGCGTCGATGCCGGTTTCGCCGGCGACGGGCGGGCCGAACTGGCGGCACCGTCGCGGCTCGTCGCGCTCGCCGTGCAGGGCGACGGCCGCATCGTCGCCGCCGGCCTTGCCGGCAACGACGCGATCGTCGTGCGCCTGCTCGCCGATGGCTCGCCCGATCCGTCGTTCGGCAGCGGCGGCACGGTCACCCTGGCAGCGACGAGCTTCGGCCTGACGAGCCTGCGTGCGCAGGCACTCGCCTTGCTTGCCGACGGCCGCATCGTCGTCGGCGGCCGCGCCTTCGATTTCAGCCAGGGCACGACGGGCTTCGCGGCGCGCCTGCTCGCCGGCGGCAGCCTCGATCCCGCCTTCGCCGGCAGCGGCCTGCGCGTCGTCGACGCGCCGACCGACATCGAGTTCCGTGCGGTCGCCCTGCAGGCCGATGGTGCCGTCGTGCTCGCCGGCATCGACTACGGCGCTTCCGCCACCGGCACCGATGACCAGTTCCTCGTCGTGCGCCTGCAGGGCGGTGGCGCGGCCGGCGGCCCGCTGACGTTCTCGGTGGGCGATGCGAGCGTGGTCGAAGGCGACGCCGGCACGACGCTGATGAACTTCATCGTCACGTTGTCGGCACCGTCGCCGGGCGGTGTCGGCGTCACTGCGCAGACCGACCTCGGCAGCGCCGCGCCGAACGTCGACTACACGCCGACCGGGGCCTTCCTGACCTTCGACCAAGGCGTTTCGACGGTGAACTTCCAGGTGCCGGTGATCGGCGACCTCGTCGACGAGCCCGACGAGACCTTCCTCGTGCGCCTCATCGATCCGGCCGGCGCGACGATCGCCGATGGCGTTGCCACCGGCACGATCATCAACGACGACACCAGCGGCACCGTCGAGGCACGTCCCTTGCCGGGTCCCGGCGCGCTTGCGCTCGGCCTGCTCGCGGCGCTGCTCGCCGCCGCGGGCATGCGCTCGCGCCATTCCCGGCGGCACTGA
- a CDS encoding right-handed parallel beta-helix repeat-containing protein: MSLRTVSFKSLRDAVLAAAMGFCALPPRPAAALDLCVQSQSDLLSGLQRATVRQADGTVTLRLVARTYVSGVAIDGVLANRLDLLGGYAPGCSTRTVDPANTVIDGASTMELDFIHTGLGVKVEGISFRNVGRLRFGLADTCLARGEAVRFRRNIVQGAGGGSSGPLVVGNTCGPIVFRNNIVRASHGTKLTSGSDVATQAWVSSNTFSDSNTSGLEVFRKPDTAAFEVHLDNNTFRDNAGHDVERIPSSGDVLVHARHNTWNSIDPRVTAARQSGTGTPDPQRDANRPVGIDTSRFDIPGPGFVVTSSNDAGPGSLRQAILNANQSPDFNTISFAIPGNFGAILVAQGAYPDIVTPMRIDGFTQPGAQPNENEWSNNATWNIQIAGGGAVSHAFRVPANAPAGTRLELQGLIIGGFNYALLLQGGSGHIVRGNHFGRFNAGVLGGSDNVNAIYVTGPAAGVKIGGIDPADRNSIAGHPNPPPNVGYGIFLGGTGNGHVVIGNLIGTYPDGNTARGHRFGVVMNTSLGVLLENLISGNSTGIALYGSENLIVSNRIGVKALAICLPPCTPDYALPNTHGILVYSGATDNDILRNQVAYNDYSGLILYPGSRNNEMLGNRVHGNGFSDMDLRDPQGVNPIDNDSLINPCDDANCGRNFPQLDAALGTRNAGRVRGSLSTSNGSYRVEFFAGPICGPRGQGGAARYLGFHDVAVSGGTVTSNGHAIFDLPIESGTPLYGQTITATATDASGNTSEYSTCVAYTCDVIFRHGLEGNAEVCPSID, encoded by the coding sequence ATGTCCCTTCGAACCGTTTCATTCAAGTCGTTGCGTGACGCCGTGCTTGCCGCCGCGATGGGCTTTTGCGCGCTTCCGCCGCGTCCGGCAGCCGCGCTCGACCTCTGCGTGCAGTCGCAGTCCGACCTGCTCTCGGGCCTGCAACGGGCCACGGTGCGGCAAGCCGACGGCACCGTGACCTTGCGCCTCGTCGCCCGGACCTACGTTTCGGGCGTGGCCATCGACGGCGTCCTCGCCAACCGCCTCGACCTGCTCGGCGGCTACGCACCCGGTTGCTCGACGCGAACGGTCGATCCGGCCAACACGGTCATCGACGGCGCTTCGACGATGGAACTCGACTTCATCCACACGGGCCTGGGCGTGAAGGTCGAGGGCATCAGCTTCCGCAACGTCGGGCGGCTGCGGTTCGGACTGGCGGACACCTGCCTCGCCCGCGGCGAAGCCGTCCGCTTCCGCCGCAACATCGTGCAGGGCGCAGGCGGCGGCAGTTCCGGCCCGCTCGTCGTCGGCAACACCTGCGGACCCATCGTCTTCAGGAACAACATCGTGCGCGCCAGCCACGGCACGAAGCTGACGTCCGGGTCGGACGTCGCCACGCAGGCATGGGTGAGCAGCAATACGTTCTCGGACTCGAACACCTCCGGACTCGAGGTGTTCCGCAAGCCGGACACGGCCGCGTTCGAAGTGCATCTCGACAACAACACCTTCCGGGACAACGCCGGGCACGACGTCGAGCGGATTCCGTCCAGCGGCGACGTGCTCGTGCATGCGCGCCACAACACCTGGAACTCGATCGACCCGCGGGTGACGGCGGCCCGTCAGTCCGGCACGGGCACGCCGGATCCGCAGCGCGATGCGAATCGGCCGGTAGGCATCGACACGTCACGTTTCGATATCCCCGGCCCCGGGTTCGTCGTCACCAGCAGCAACGATGCGGGTCCCGGTTCGCTGCGCCAGGCGATCCTCAACGCGAACCAGTCTCCCGACTTCAACACGATCAGCTTCGCGATTCCCGGCAACTTCGGCGCGATCCTCGTCGCGCAGGGGGCGTATCCCGACATCGTCACGCCGATGCGCATCGACGGCTTCACCCAGCCCGGCGCGCAGCCGAACGAGAACGAGTGGAGCAACAATGCGACCTGGAACATCCAGATCGCCGGCGGCGGCGCGGTCAGCCATGCCTTCCGCGTGCCGGCCAACGCGCCGGCGGGTACGCGGCTGGAGCTGCAGGGCCTCATCATCGGCGGCTTCAACTACGCGCTGCTTCTGCAGGGCGGCAGCGGCCACATCGTGCGCGGCAACCATTTCGGCCGATTCAATGCCGGCGTACTCGGCGGCAGCGACAACGTCAATGCGATCTACGTGACCGGACCTGCCGCCGGCGTGAAGATCGGTGGCATCGATCCCGCCGACCGCAACTCGATCGCCGGTCATCCGAATCCGCCCCCGAATGTCGGCTACGGCATTTTCCTCGGCGGCACCGGCAACGGCCACGTCGTCATCGGCAACCTGATCGGCACCTATCCGGACGGCAACACCGCGCGCGGCCACCGATTCGGCGTGGTCATGAACACCTCGCTCGGCGTGCTGCTTGAAAACCTGATCTCGGGCAATTCCACCGGCATCGCGTTGTACGGCAGCGAGAATCTGATCGTGTCGAACCGCATCGGCGTGAAGGCGCTGGCGATCTGCCTGCCGCCCTGTACGCCGGACTACGCCCTGCCGAACACGCACGGCATCCTGGTCTACTCCGGCGCCACCGACAACGACATCCTGCGCAACCAGGTCGCCTACAACGACTACAGCGGATTGATCCTCTATCCGGGCTCGCGCAACAACGAAATGCTCGGCAACCGCGTCCACGGTAACGGCTTCTCCGACATGGACCTGCGCGATCCGCAAGGCGTGAATCCGATCGACAACGATTCCCTCATCAACCCGTGCGACGACGCCAACTGCGGAAGGAACTTCCCGCAGCTCGACGCCGCACTCGGGACGCGCAACGCGGGGCGCGTGCGCGGTTCGCTGTCGACTTCCAACGGCAGCTACCGGGTGGAGTTCTTCGCCGGGCCGATCTGCGGTCCCCGCGGACAGGGTGGCGCCGCGCGCTATCTCGGTTTCCACGACGTCGCCGTCAGCGGCGGCACCGTGACCAGCAATGGCCACGCCATCTTCGATCTGCCGATCGAGAGCGGTACTCCGCTGTATGGACAGACCATCACCGCGACCGCGACCGACGCGAGCGGCAACACGTCCGAGTATTCGACCTGCGTCGCCTACACCTGCGACGTGATCTTCCGCCATGGTCTCGAGGGCAATGCCGAAGTCTGCCCGTCGATCGACTGA
- a CDS encoding right-handed parallel beta-helix repeat-containing protein, protein MSLRTVCFQSLRAIVLAAATGLCVLAPRPAAALDLCVQSLSDLLSGLQQAQVPQADGTVTLRLVAQTYATSGDVSRILVNRLNLLGGYGPGCSTRTVDPANTVIDGAGTMALELAHAGLGMTVEGISFRNMDLLQFRSPGSCLAYGETVSFRRNIVHNASGGFGTFDIGNNCGTTTIENNLVRARYGLRLSSSPEVSQLARVTNNTFWGSEGSGLELFRNSDSATFEVQLSNNVFWNNAGIDVDLRIASGPVLVQARNNTWSSINPLLTLAVSTGTSTANPQLDANLRPIVPVSPSINSGNNAPPGGLPGVDIDGGPRLVGTAVDRGAYESAYDDSVELVVTNSNDSGAGSLRQAITSANLSTDFNTIRFAIPGNFGAILIPQSPYPDIVTPMRIDGFTQPGAQPNGNEWSNNATWNIQIAGSGGTVSHAFRVPSNAPAGARLELRGFIIGGFNNAVLLQSGSGHVVRGNHFGRFSAGVLGGSDNLNAIYVNGPAAGVKIGGIDPADRNSIAGHPDPTPGNGYGIYLGGTGDGHVVIGNLIGTYPDGNSARGHQVGLRVATSLGVVLNNLISGNVTAMQLAGSENLIVSNRIGVKALAICLPPCTPNYALPNTHGVLVYSGATDNDILRNQVAYNDYSGLILYPGSRNNELLGNRVYANQTFDMDLREPAGVNPIDNDALVGLCEEANCGRNFPQLDAAFGTRNAGRVRGSLSTSNGNYRVEFFAGPTCGPGGQGGAVRYLGFHDVVVSGGTALPPRNGQAIFDLPIESATPLYGQIITATATGASGNTSEYSTCVAYACDIIFRHGFEGNAETCPPLE, encoded by the coding sequence ATGTCCCTTCGAACCGTTTGCTTCCAGTCGTTGCGCGCCATCGTACTTGCCGCAGCGACGGGCCTTTGCGTGCTTGCACCGCGTCCGGCGGCCGCGCTCGACCTGTGCGTGCAGTCGCTGTCCGACCTGCTCTCGGGCCTGCAGCAGGCGCAGGTGCCGCAAGCCGACGGCACGGTGACGCTGCGTCTCGTCGCCCAGACCTATGCCACCAGCGGCGACGTCAGCCGCATCCTCGTCAACCGCCTGAACCTGCTCGGTGGCTACGGCCCGGGCTGCTCGACGCGAACCGTCGATCCGGCCAACACGGTCATCGATGGCGCCGGCACGATGGCGCTGGAACTCGCCCACGCGGGGCTTGGCATGACGGTCGAGGGCATCAGCTTCCGCAACATGGACCTGCTGCAGTTCAGGTCGCCCGGCAGCTGTCTTGCCTACGGCGAAACGGTCAGCTTCCGACGCAACATCGTGCACAACGCGAGCGGCGGCTTCGGCACGTTCGACATCGGCAACAACTGCGGAACCACCACCATCGAGAACAACCTCGTGCGCGCGCGCTATGGCCTGAGGCTGTCGTCCTCGCCCGAAGTGTCCCAGCTGGCCCGCGTGACCAACAACACGTTCTGGGGGTCGGAAGGCTCGGGGCTCGAACTTTTCCGCAACAGCGACAGCGCGACATTCGAGGTGCAGCTCAGCAACAACGTTTTCTGGAACAACGCCGGCATCGACGTCGACCTGCGCATCGCCAGCGGCCCGGTGCTCGTGCAGGCACGCAACAACACCTGGAGCTCGATCAACCCGCTGCTGACGCTGGCTGTTTCGACAGGCACGAGCACGGCGAATCCGCAGCTCGACGCGAACCTGCGCCCGATCGTGCCGGTCTCGCCGTCGATCAACAGCGGCAACAACGCGCCACCCGGAGGCTTGCCCGGCGTCGACATCGACGGCGGCCCGCGTCTCGTCGGCACCGCCGTCGACCGCGGCGCCTACGAATCCGCGTACGACGACAGCGTCGAACTCGTCGTCACCAACAGCAACGATTCGGGGGCCGGCTCGCTGCGCCAGGCGATCACCAGCGCGAACCTGTCGACGGACTTCAACACGATCCGCTTCGCGATTCCCGGCAACTTCGGCGCGATCCTCATCCCGCAGTCGCCGTATCCCGACATCGTCACGCCGATGCGCATCGACGGCTTCACCCAGCCCGGCGCGCAGCCGAACGGGAACGAGTGGAGCAACAATGCGACCTGGAACATCCAGATCGCCGGCAGCGGCGGCACGGTCAGCCATGCCTTCCGCGTACCGTCGAACGCACCGGCGGGGGCCCGGCTCGAGTTGCGTGGTTTCATCATCGGTGGCTTCAACAACGCGGTGCTGCTGCAGTCCGGCAGCGGCCATGTCGTGCGCGGCAACCATTTCGGCCGTTTCAGTGCCGGCGTGCTCGGTGGCAGCGACAACCTCAACGCGATCTACGTGAACGGACCTGCCGCCGGCGTGAAGATCGGCGGCATCGATCCCGCCGACCGCAACTCGATCGCCGGCCATCCGGACCCGACCCCGGGCAACGGCTACGGCATCTACCTCGGCGGCACGGGCGACGGCCACGTCGTCATCGGCAACCTGATCGGCACCTACCCGGACGGCAACAGCGCGCGCGGCCACCAGGTTGGCCTGCGCGTGGCCACCTCGCTCGGCGTGGTGCTCAACAACCTGATCTCCGGAAATGTCACCGCCATGCAACTGGCCGGCAGCGAGAACCTGATCGTGTCGAACCGCATCGGTGTGAAGGCTCTGGCGATCTGCCTGCCGCCGTGCACGCCGAACTACGCCCTGCCCAACACGCACGGCGTCCTGGTCTACTCCGGCGCCACCGACAACGACATCCTGCGCAACCAGGTCGCCTACAACGACTACAGCGGATTGATCCTCTATCCGGGCTCGCGCAACAACGAACTGCTCGGCAACCGCGTCTACGCGAACCAGACCTTCGACATGGACCTGCGCGAGCCGGCCGGCGTGAATCCGATCGACAACGACGCCCTCGTCGGCTTGTGCGAAGAGGCCAACTGCGGCAGGAATTTCCCGCAGCTCGACGCCGCATTCGGCACGCGCAACGCGGGCCGCGTGCGCGGTTCGCTGTCGACCTCCAATGGCAACTACCGCGTGGAGTTCTTCGCCGGCCCGACCTGCGGCCCGGGCGGACAGGGTGGCGCCGTGCGCTATCTCGGCTTCCACGACGTCGTCGTCAGTGGCGGCACCGCACTGCCGCCACGGAATGGCCAGGCCATCTTCGACCTGCCGATCGAGAGCGCGACCCCGCTGTACGGCCAGATCATCACCGCAACCGCGACCGGCGCGAGCGGCAACACGTCCGAGTATTCGACCTGCGTCGCCTATGCCTGCGACATCATCTTCCGCCATGGTTTCGAGGGCAACGCGGAAACCTGTCCGCCGCTCGAATGA
- a CDS encoding choice-of-anchor Q domain-containing protein produces the protein MDTAADGFGGDNAARPGAYAMHPLYRLLALPVLAFAADASAQANFDCVAPPTPILVNPVVLGNGSPGSVTTAQLQAALDAGGAIRLAIGNSTLVVGSELRVTRATVLDAGGATLSGGNARRVLRVDNPSNATYTFDLVNATIANGSTPTGSGAGLWKPTGGPWQAVTIRVFHSRFSNNRAIVTAQDDGGGGIYVVGAQALVLVDVAMSGNEGANGGAIYSLGSKRIDLFDSELANNRATGTGGNPGNGGNAGAFGIDGADRFVNLCRTRILGNTANAYGGGVFTTVYDTTSFTRILDSTIADNTSSGSSNAHTGGVYLQGGPFSIRNSTFAGNSAAGYGGLSIFDHQTGTLIRASGDITSSTFHGNIARSGLGGAMNLQGSGGIVLQNLTIAGNRALCDVCFAAGIANGNGLPITLRNTIFADNTAGNPWNPWAILHPVAGSNNLQWPQFRPVSNQAEAAVTPGSQFADAGLGALGMHGGPTATMPIGAASPARDAGTATGATATDQRGLPRVGAVDVGAYEWQPDLLFANGFD, from the coding sequence ATGGACACCGCCGCCGACGGCTTCGGTGGCGACAACGCTGCACGACCCGGAGCCTACGCCATGCATCCCCTGTACCGCCTGTTGGCCCTGCCCGTCCTCGCCTTCGCCGCGGATGCCTCCGCGCAGGCGAATTTCGATTGCGTGGCCCCGCCGACGCCGATCCTGGTCAACCCCGTCGTGCTCGGCAACGGCTCGCCCGGCAGCGTGACGACGGCGCAATTGCAGGCTGCGCTCGACGCCGGCGGCGCGATCCGCCTCGCCATCGGCAACTCGACCCTGGTCGTCGGCAGCGAACTGCGCGTGACCCGCGCCACCGTGCTCGATGCCGGCGGCGCCACGCTGTCGGGCGGCAATGCGCGACGCGTACTGCGGGTGGACAACCCATCGAACGCGACCTATACCTTCGACCTCGTCAACGCGACGATCGCCAACGGTTCGACACCGACCGGCTCCGGTGCCGGCCTGTGGAAACCGACCGGCGGCCCGTGGCAGGCGGTGACGATCCGGGTGTTCCATTCGCGCTTCAGCAACAACCGCGCGATCGTGACCGCGCAGGACGACGGCGGCGGCGGCATCTACGTGGTCGGCGCGCAGGCGCTCGTGCTGGTCGACGTCGCCATGAGCGGCAACGAAGGCGCGAACGGCGGCGCGATCTATTCGCTCGGCTCGAAGCGCATCGACCTGTTCGACAGTGAACTGGCGAACAACCGCGCGACCGGCACCGGCGGCAATCCGGGCAACGGCGGCAATGCCGGCGCATTCGGCATCGACGGCGCCGACCGCTTCGTCAACCTGTGCCGCACCCGCATCCTGGGCAACACCGCCAACGCCTACGGCGGCGGCGTGTTCACCACGGTCTACGACACCACCAGCTTCACCCGCATCCTCGATTCAACGATCGCCGACAACACCAGCAGCGGCAGCTCGAATGCGCATACCGGCGGCGTCTACCTGCAGGGCGGGCCGTTCTCGATCCGCAACTCCACGTTTGCCGGCAACTCGGCGGCGGGCTACGGCGGACTGTCGATCTTCGACCACCAGACCGGCACGCTGATCCGCGCCTCCGGCGACATCACCAGCAGCACGTTCCACGGCAACATCGCGCGCAGCGGCCTCGGCGGCGCGATGAACCTGCAGGGCAGCGGCGGCATCGTCCTGCAGAACCTCACGATCGCCGGCAACCGCGCGCTGTGCGACGTCTGCTTCGCCGCCGGCATCGCCAACGGCAACGGCCTGCCGATCACGCTGCGCAACACGATCTTCGCCGACAACACGGCCGGCAATCCCTGGAACCCGTGGGCGATCCTGCATCCGGTCGCCGGCAGCAACAACCTGCAATGGCCGCAGTTCCGGCCCGTCTCGAACCAGGCCGAAGCCGCGGTCACGCCGGGTTCGCAGTTCGCCGATGCCGGCCTCGGCGCCCTTGGCATGCACGGCGGGCCGACCGCGACGATGCCGATCGGCGCCGCCTCGCCGGCCCGCGACGCCGGCACCGCCACAGGCGCGACGGCCACCGACCAGCGCGGCCTGCCGCGCGTCGGCGCGGTCGACGTCGGCGCCTACGAATGGCAGCCGGACCTGCTGTTCGCCAACGGCTTCGACTGA
- a CDS encoding efflux RND transporter periplasmic adaptor subunit: MHMSKALVLVAGLALAACSRGNAPAAGGSAPSAVIVTTTVIEPSPWVDTIEAIGTSRAREAVTLTAKITETVRKVNFVDGQRVAAGDVLVELTSGQQVAGLAEAQATWRDAERLLKRNEDLVRQGTISRQVFDTAQANHDSSKARVDVLRAQLADRVVTAPFAGVLGLRQVSVGSLVTPGTVITTLDDIDVVNVDFALPERHLAALAPGQAVVAHSDAYPGRRFEGRVMSLDARIDPVTRAFKVRAEIPNADHALRAGMLLGIEVLRPERSVVAVPEIAIVQVGTDSFVFRVDGEDKVARVKVALGARRRGQVEVVEGLDAGTRIVVDGTVKLRDGVKIAEAVATRS, encoded by the coding sequence ATGCACATGTCCAAAGCCCTCGTCCTCGTCGCCGGCCTCGCCCTGGCTGCCTGTTCGCGCGGCAATGCGCCGGCTGCGGGTGGTTCCGCGCCGTCGGCGGTCATTGTCACCACGACCGTGATCGAGCCTTCGCCCTGGGTCGACACGATCGAGGCGATCGGCACCAGCCGCGCGCGCGAAGCGGTGACCCTGACCGCGAAGATCACCGAGACCGTGCGCAAGGTGAACTTCGTTGATGGCCAGCGCGTCGCAGCTGGTGACGTACTGGTGGAGTTGACCTCGGGCCAGCAGGTCGCCGGCCTAGCCGAGGCGCAGGCGACCTGGCGCGACGCCGAACGCCTGCTCAAGCGCAACGAGGATCTGGTGCGCCAGGGAACGATCTCACGCCAAGTGTTCGACACTGCGCAGGCTAACCACGATTCCAGCAAGGCGCGTGTCGACGTGCTGCGCGCCCAGCTTGCCGACCGTGTCGTCACCGCGCCGTTCGCCGGCGTGCTCGGCCTGCGCCAGGTCAGCGTCGGTTCGCTGGTCACGCCGGGCACGGTCATCACCACGCTCGACGACATCGATGTCGTCAACGTCGATTTCGCCCTGCCCGAGCGCCATCTGGCGGCATTGGCGCCCGGTCAGGCGGTTGTCGCACACAGCGATGCCTATCCCGGCCGGCGATTCGAGGGCAGGGTCATGTCGCTCGATGCGCGCATCGACCCGGTCACGCGCGCATTCAAGGTGCGCGCCGAGATCCCGAATGCCGACCACGCCCTGCGTGCCGGCATGCTGCTCGGCATCGAAGTGCTGCGCCCGGAGCGCAGCGTCGTCGCCGTGCCGGAGATCGCGATCGTGCAGGTCGGTACCGACTCCTTCGTGTTCCGCGTCGACGGCGAGGACAAGGTGGCGCGCGTGAAGGTCGCGCTCGGTGCGCGCCGGCGCGGCCAGGTCGAGGTGGTCGAGGGCCTGGACGCCGGCACCCGCATCGTCGTCGACGGCACGGTCAAGCTGCGCGACGGCGTGAAGATCGCCGAAGCGGTGGCGACAAGGTCATGA